The Sporosarcina sp. Te-1 DNA window CGGGCGGCACGGGATTCGAGCGGTTGCCAATTTATATGAGCGTTCGGCGAGCGAAAGTCACCAAATAAGCCCTAATCAAAAAAGCGGCCGGAAAGATCCGGACCCCGCTTCTTCCTTTTATTCAGCTTCCAACGATTCGTCCGCCAGTTGGAGAGGCGGCGTTGTTTTTCGAGTGGACCGCTTTTCGTACCAAGTCAAAATGCGTTCGGCTTCCGCTTCGTCCATGAAGTGGATATGTCCACGGTGCTGGCCCATTCCTGATTTGGCGCTAGCGACGATAGAAGCGACCTGTTTCCGTTTGTTGAAGTAGCTTTGTTTCATTTCCAATGATTGAATTCTTCTTCTCGTCATGTACGCTGTTTGCAAGCTGATGCCTCGAAAACGCATGGTGACTTGGTTGTCATGGACCGTGTAGGCACTGGATCGATATTGCCATAGACCCAATGCAATAATGATTGGAATGATCAGAAGCGATAGCAAGCCGTACGGGAAAAAGAAGTATGTCAATGCCCCGATCACCGGCAGCATCCATAGAAAATCGATTCGGTAGAAGAACGGCTTCCCCCTGGGCGGGAGCTTGGTTGCAGGCTCTTCAAACAGATAATCTGGAAAAATGGCTTCTAATCTTTCCTGTACTCTTTTTTTCTTTACTAACGGGAACAGGTTAATTTTAGCTCCATCCCCGACTCCTCCACCGGCGCTATGAATCGAAACAGACGCATAGCCGAAGGGCTGACGCAATGGATTTTGAATGACGCTGACACTTTGCACCCGTTTTAACGGAACTGTTACTCTCTTTTTCTCCAGCAACCCTCGCGTAATAATGATATCTTCCTCTTCCAAGGTCACGGTAAATGCATAGTAGGAAAAGAACGTCATGATGACTGATAATATCCAAACACCCACTAATCCTGCAAAAGCAGCAAGCCCTACAATGAGAGCCCCGAATTTGATAATCGAGGAAAATTCTTCGAACATCCATTCATACGGGATGAGATCCCCAAATTGTGAAAGGAAGATGGCCACACCGGACAAGATGACTCCTATTCCTCCTGAAGTAGTCGCCAGAATGAACAAGTCTTTTGATGAAAGCGAGAAGACTTTTACCGCTTTTTCCTCTACCGCTTCCAACGCTTCCTCCAGAATCGGCCCTTCATTCAACGAGTCATCCGAAATCGGTTGCTTCCGCTTCCGTTTCGCCTCAGCCATATGCCGTTCGATTTGACTGGCCGCCTCTTTCGTAATGGCAGTCAATTCACCTTCTGACTTTTTCAATGAAGAACTGCCCGCTGTTTCCACACTGACTTTCACTAGCTTAAACGGCCGGTGGAAGATCCCTTCCGTATAATTAAGACTTTGAATCCGCTCAAATGGAATGTATCGTTTTTTCCTAACGAACAGTCCGGACTCAATGCGCAATTCATCATCTTCGAACCAATATTGGAACCGCAGCCATTTGATGATCCCGCTGACTGACAAGATAATGATTAAACTGCCGGTAATGATGAAGGATAAGTAATCGATGTACCAAAGGCCGGTATCCCCTTCTCTTCGCCCATTAGCAAACAGAAGGACGATAAGCGGAAGAATCGCTTCCTTCAAAGCTTTCAATATTTCGATGATTGAGGTGACCCAATGTAATCTATATCGTTGCTCAGACATCGTCTTCCGCCACCCTTGCCAGGATCGAAATCCGATTTCTTAATTCGTCGGCCTCCTCCATCTCAAGCGCCGGAATCGAATGATTGGTGGCAGCAGTGGAAATCGTAATAACGGCAAGCCCATACTTTTTCAAAATCGGACCTTGGGAGGTATCTACGTGTTGCACTCGCACCATGGGTATAAGGGTCCGTTTCACAATAAACAACCCATGCTGCAACTCGATTTCAGACTCCCGCACTTCATATCTCCAACGCATCCATCTGATCTTCGGGATCAAATAAATGGAGATATAGGAGTCAATCACAACTACTGCAGCCGCTGCTGCGTATAACCACGTATACCAATCATTTATGTAAACGAGCACGCCAAGACCAATTGCCAGCAGTGTCAGGATGCCAGTCTGAATGATTCCATACAGCCTCCACACCTTCAGGCCTTTTCTTGAAATTTGATTTGCAGGTTGCGGCCTCATAAATAAACACCTCATTTTTCTTCGTTCTTATCATCATATACGACTCAGTTCAAAAAATGTTTCAACTCTGCGAAATGAAATGTCGGGAATCCTTAAGCAGACGTGAAAACTATATTGAGTGTCAATTCTTTTTAGATCGGCAATCACATTGGGCAATCACTTTTCCCGGGTTATTGGTCACTTTCGGGTGTTTCTCGATTACTTGGTTTTTATCACTTGAAACGATTTACCGATCAGTTGGCGGCAGTTATCAATCACTTTCCACGGGTTATCGATCACTTTCGGGAGTTTATCGATCACTTGGAGGTTTTCATTAGAGATCAATCACTATCCGTTTTCTTCAGCTAGTAAAATCGCTGTGTTTAAACGTGTTAGAAACGCAGAAAAACGAAAAAAATCCAGGGAACGTTTTGTTGTTCCCTGGATTAGATCTATGCTTACTTATCGTAACGAGGTTTCGATGAACGCTCGCGACGGCCTCCGCCATCACGGCTGCTGTTGCGGCGTGAGCCGCTGCCGTATCCACGTCCTCCACCGAAGGATCTGCCGCCGCCACGGCTGCCTTTGTAGCCGCCACGATCACGGGATTGCGTTTTGCGGGATGGCAATGGACGTTCTTCCGTAATTTTCACCGGTGTATCGTTCGGCTCTTTCGTCAATGACTTCAATGCGGCTGCCACAAGGTCTTGTGCTTCGAATTTCTGAAGCAATTCGGAAGCCATTTGCTTGTAGTCGCCCAGTTGGTTTTTCTCGACAATCTCTGTCAACTGCTCCATCGCCACACGTTGTTGGCCGAGGAGTGCTTCGTCAGATGTTGGCGGCTGCAATGGAGTCATCCGCTTTTTCGTCGTTTCTTCCACGACACGGAGATAGCTCATTTCACGCGGCGTAACGAATGTGACAGCGACACCGCTTTTTCCTGCTCGTCCTGTACGGCCGATCCGGTGTACATAGCTTTCAGGATCTTGCGGAATGTCAAAGTTGTAAACGTGTGTAACACCTGAAATATCAAGTCCACGGGCAGCAACGTCTGTCGCAACGAGTACGTCAATTTTATTATCCTTGAATTGGCGTAGTACGGACATCCGCTTCGCTTGTGTCAAGTCACCGTGAATCCCTTCCGCTAAGTAACCACGAATGCTGAGTGCGTGGGATAATTCGTCGACACGGCGCTTCGTGCGGCCAAAGACGATTGCAAGTTCAGGCTGGTGAACATTCAATAAACGAGTCAGGATATCGAATTTTTCGCTTTCCTGTGATTTCACAAAAAATTGTTCAATGTTCTCGACTGTCATCTCTTTTGATTTTATTTTGACGATTTCTGGATCCTTCATGAACGTTTCCGCAATTTTGCGAATCGGTCCAGGCATTGTTGCCGAGAATAAAAGCGTCTGGCGTTCAGCCGGTACGTTTTCAAGAATGGTGTTGATGTCTTCAATGAAGCCCATGTTCAACATTTCATCCGCTTCATCGAGTACAAGTGTCTGCACCTTATTCAACTTCAATGTTCTGCGGTTGATATGGTCCAAAATTCGTCCCGGAGTTCCCACAACAATTTGTGGATTGTTCCGTAAAGCGCGAATTTGCCGTCCGATTTCCTGACCGCCGTATACTGTCAATACGCGGGCGCGCTTGCCGTAACCGACCTTGTAGATCTCTTCGGATACTTGGATAGCAAGTTCCCGTGTAGGTGCGATGATAAGCGCCTGTACAGAAGGGTCATTCATGTCGATTTTCTCAATGA harbors:
- a CDS encoding PH domain-containing protein, with protein sequence MRPQPANQISRKGLKVWRLYGIIQTGILTLLAIGLGVLVYINDWYTWLYAAAAAVVVIDSYISIYLIPKIRWMRWRYEVRESEIELQHGLFIVKRTLIPMVRVQHVDTSQGPILKKYGLAVITISTAATNHSIPALEMEEADELRNRISILARVAEDDV
- a CDS encoding PH domain-containing protein: MSEQRYRLHWVTSIIEILKALKEAILPLIVLLFANGRREGDTGLWYIDYLSFIITGSLIIILSVSGIIKWLRFQYWFEDDELRIESGLFVRKKRYIPFERIQSLNYTEGIFHRPFKLVKVSVETAGSSSLKKSEGELTAITKEAASQIERHMAEAKRKRKQPISDDSLNEGPILEEALEAVEEKAVKVFSLSSKDLFILATTSGGIGVILSGVAIFLSQFGDLIPYEWMFEEFSSIIKFGALIVGLAAFAGLVGVWILSVIMTFFSYYAFTVTLEEEDIIITRGLLEKKRVTVPLKRVQSVSVIQNPLRQPFGYASVSIHSAGGGVGDGAKINLFPLVKKKRVQERLEAIFPDYLFEEPATKLPPRGKPFFYRIDFLWMLPVIGALTYFFFPYGLLSLLIIPIIIALGLWQYRSSAYTVHDNQVTMRFRGISLQTAYMTRRRIQSLEMKQSYFNKRKQVASIVASAKSGMGQHRGHIHFMDEAEAERILTWYEKRSTRKTTPPLQLADESLEAE
- a CDS encoding DEAD/DEAH box helicase codes for the protein MTKFSDLNISESTQKSLQRMGFEEATPIQEGTITFGMEGRDVIGQAQTGTGKTAAFGIPIIEKIDMNDPSVQALIIAPTRELAIQVSEEIYKVGYGKRARVLTVYGGQEIGRQIRALRNNPQIVVGTPGRILDHINRRTLKLNKVQTLVLDEADEMLNMGFIEDINTILENVPAERQTLLFSATMPGPIRKIAETFMKDPEIVKIKSKEMTVENIEQFFVKSQESEKFDILTRLLNVHQPELAIVFGRTKRRVDELSHALSIRGYLAEGIHGDLTQAKRMSVLRQFKDNKIDVLVATDVAARGLDISGVTHVYNFDIPQDPESYVHRIGRTGRAGKSGVAVTFVTPREMSYLRVVEETTKKRMTPLQPPTSDEALLGQQRVAMEQLTEIVEKNQLGDYKQMASELLQKFEAQDLVAAALKSLTKEPNDTPVKITEERPLPSRKTQSRDRGGYKGSRGGGRSFGGGRGYGSGSRRNSSRDGGGRRERSSKPRYDK